TTCAAAGTACTCATCCTCGCTCATGGTTTCAAGTCTTCTTTTAACTTCCTCCAGGACACTAGAGATTATCTCCTCCTGTATGGCAAGTCGCTTTCTCCTAACTTCAAGCCTTGCATTCGCTATTATTCTCTGCTTCTCCAGCTCTGCTTGCGTTTTTGCTCTTCTAATTATCCATTCAGCTTTAGCTTCAGCATTCCTTCTAGCTTCCTCTTTAATTTTTTCGGCCTGCTGCCTAGCCTCATTGAGTATGTACTCTATCTTTCTCTCAGCCTCTTTGTTTATTTCTTGAATTATTAGCTCAGCACCGTTCATCTTTCTGTCCTCCTAAATTAAAGAAAGAACATCAGAGGCTCATTATTAGAATTATTGCACCTACGAGACCAAAGATTGCCATAGTCTCGGCCATTGCAGCGAATATTAAGTTCTGAGTAAACGTCCTGGGATTCTTACTAACGGCCCCTATACCTGAACCTGCAATAATTCCCTGGGGAATTGCTGAAAATCCAGTAAGGCCAACGAGTAGCCCAGCGCCAAAGAGGATTGCACTCTTAATTATATTCTCGGTAGTTGGTTCAGCAAATTTGAAACCTCCTCCACCAATTATCCCAGCGGCCATTCCAATCAGGAAGAGCGTTATTAATCCATAGATACTCTGGGTCATTGGAAGACCTTCAAGTATTAGAGCATTTCTGAAGTTCCTTTCATCCTCAGCTACAGCACCTGCTGCAGCAGCACCTGCTATACCGACACCAAAGGAAGATGCTGCTCCAGCTAAACCTGCTCCCAGGGCCATTCCAAGGGATACGTAAACTATCGGATCCATAATCTTCACCTCCCTAAGTTTCTATCTCCAACTCGGAAACCTCCCTTTTAGCCGCGAAAGGCTCAAACTTTCTACCTTCACCAGAGTAAAATGTTCCAAAGAACTCAACATAGTGTAGACGGAGAGCATGAACGAATGCACCTAAGGCGTTTATCGCAGTCGAGAATATATGCCCGCCTATTAGTACTAATATTCCAATTAGTGCGCCAAGGGGAACAGAGGCTATTTTGATTCCCCATATCATTTCAACTAATATGTTAATAACTAGAGCTATACCAGAGGTAGCTAGGGCTAGGGCCATTAGTCTAGCGTAACTTAGCCAGTTACCAACGAAGCCAAAGAAGTCTGAAATGACCAAAAGAACGGCCATACCTTTATTTGCTAGCACCTCCCCTATCATAAAGAGGATTAAACCTATCCCAAATATCCCCTTAACTATTAAATCAGGCACTCCAAGCCTCGATGACAGTGCAAACAACGTTATCCCTATTATTATGAGGAGCCAAGATAACTGTTCAAAGATGGCCCCTTTCTTATCTCCGTTCTTCCACCTAACTATAAAGCCCAATAGATACCCCGTAAAGAGATGGGCTAATCCTATCGCCAAGGCTATCATTAACACCGTTAATGCCTGCTCCATCGGATCCAGAATCCTCGGGACTTTTATTCCGGCCATATCAAGAGCGTTACCACAGTAACTACCGAAAAGAATCCCAAGGGTCATTGTGAATACTGAAGACCATAGCATTATCTTTGCAAATTTCCAGGTTCCATCCTTAAGTTTTGAATGACCCTTAACTAGCAATGCCGATATTATACCTAGTAACAATCCATATACAAAGTCAGTTAACATGAAACCGAAGAAAAATGAGTAAGTAAAGGCCATTATCGGTGTCGGATCTATCTCATTGTACTTAGGAACTCCATACATCTCAGTTAACATCTCAAAGTGGCTGAGAAATTCAGGATTCTTCAGCTTAACTGGAACATTGTCAATTTCCTCCTTGCTAGGTTCGCTGATGTTAATATAAGCAACTCCACCTGTAATTTTCTTTATCCCTTCTACCACTTTCTCAACATCTTTTTCAGGAACCCAGGCTAAGAGGCCGAATGTCATTTCAGTTCTAACGAGATATGAGAGATAGTTACCCTTCTCCCTTTCATTATCCATGAGCTCCTTATAGAAGACTAACTCATCATAATACCTCTCAGCAACCTTCCTTCCCCTCGATTTGACTTCCTCTAACTCTTTTTCTTTTTCTTTGATCTTCTCAGTGTAAATAGGAATCAAATCCCTTGGTAAACCCTTACCCTCTGGAACCTCTATCTTTTCGAATCCATACTTAGCGAGAACTGAGCTAACCTTACTTGAGTCTTCCCTAAGTGAAACGACAACCAATAACGTTCTTGCCCCAATATCCTTCCTTACAATATGAACCCTACCTTCAACTACATCGCTAATTTCCTTAATTAGAGGTTCAGCTTTCTCCCTATCTACAAGTCCCACATCAACATTAAGGAAGGAGCCCCCTCTTAGGTACTCAACCTCAACGTTCAGATTTGATAAGATTTGAAGGGATTCCAGGGTGTCTTCAAGTGAGGATATCTCATTATTAATCCTTGAAACCTCAGACTCTAAACTTCTAATTTCAGGCTCTACTC
This Pyrococcus horikoshii OT3 DNA region includes the following protein-coding sequences:
- a CDS encoding V-type ATP synthase subunit I; amino-acid sequence: MFKPEKIVKIEVITLTRFRDTLLTYLHEIGVAQLEEVPIKEVQRDTPNEFYRKATSYSITLSRLVDTLKQYLPPKKGGFKEFMFPQEKPKKKYKYKGIEALIKDVETFLERVEPEIRSLESEVSRINNEISSLEDTLESLQILSNLNVEVEYLRGGSFLNVDVGLVDREKAEPLIKEISDVVEGRVHIVRKDIGARTLLVVVSLREDSSKVSSVLAKYGFEKIEVPEGKGLPRDLIPIYTEKIKEKEKELEEVKSRGRKVAERYYDELVFYKELMDNEREKGNYLSYLVRTEMTFGLLAWVPEKDVEKVVEGIKKITGGVAYINISEPSKEEIDNVPVKLKNPEFLSHFEMLTEMYGVPKYNEIDPTPIMAFTYSFFFGFMLTDFVYGLLLGIISALLVKGHSKLKDGTWKFAKIMLWSSVFTMTLGILFGSYCGNALDMAGIKVPRILDPMEQALTVLMIALAIGLAHLFTGYLLGFIVRWKNGDKKGAIFEQLSWLLIIIGITLFALSSRLGVPDLIVKGIFGIGLILFMIGEVLANKGMAVLLVISDFFGFVGNWLSYARLMALALATSGIALVINILVEMIWGIKIASVPLGALIGILVLIGGHIFSTAINALGAFVHALRLHYVEFFGTFYSGEGRKFEPFAAKREVSELEIET
- a CDS encoding V-type ATP synthase subunit E, with amino-acid sequence MNGAELIIQEINKEAERKIEYILNEARQQAEKIKEEARRNAEAKAEWIIRRAKTQAELEKQRIIANARLEVRRKRLAIQEEIISSVLEEVKRRLETMSEDEYFESVKALLKEAIKELNEKKVRVMSNEKTLGLIASRIEEIKSELGDVSIELGETVDTMGGVIVETEDGRIRIDNTFEARMERFEGEIRSTIAKVLFG
- a CDS encoding ATP synthase subunit K (produces ATP from ADP in the presence of a proton gradient across the membrane; the K subunit is a nonenzymatic component which binds the dimeric form by interacting with the G and E subunits), yielding MDPIVYVSLGMALGAGLAGAASSFGVGIAGAAAAGAVAEDERNFRNALILEGLPMTQSIYGLITLFLIGMAAGIIGGGGFKFAEPTTENIIKSAILFGAGLLVGLTGFSAIPQGIIAGSGIGAVSKNPRTFTQNLIFAAMAETMAIFGLVGAIILIMSL